GACATGGCTCTGGCAACGCGGACGGACCGACGGCCGTCCATGGCGCGCACGGTGTGGGACTCGACCGTCGGCAAGAAGACAGTGATGGCGGTCAGCGGTCTCGTCATGCTGCTCTACCTGGTCGCCCACATGATCGGGAACCTGAAGATCTTCTTCGGGACCGAGGAGTTCAACCACTACGCCCACTGGCTGCGCACGGTCGGCGAGCCGTTCATGCACTACGAGTGGACGCTCTGGCTGATCCGCGTCGTGCTGGTCGTCGCCGTCGTCGCCCACGCCGTCTCCGCGTACCAGCTCAGCCGCCGCGACATCAAGGCGCGGCCCAGCAAGTACGTGCACCGCAAGAAGCGGGCCAGCTACGCGACGCGCACCATGCGCTGGGGCGGGATCATCCTCGCCCTGTTCATCGTCTGGCACATCCTGGACCTGACGACCGGCACCGTGCACCACGGCGGCTTCGAGACGGGCAAGCCCTACCAGAACGTCGTGGACACCTTCTCCACCTGGTACGGCAACGTCATCTACATCGTCGCGGTGCTCGCCGTCGGCCTGCACATCCGGCACGGCTTCTGGAGCGCCGCCCAGACCCTCGGCGCCGGCAGCCGCACCCGCGACCGCGTCCTGAAGACGACCGCGAACGTCCTCGCGCTGCTGCTCACGATCGGCTTCGTCGCCGTACCCGTGGGCGTCATGACCGGAGTGGTGAGCTGAAATGACAACCTACGCCGACTACACGACCGGTGAGCCGATCGCCGACACCAAGGCCCCGTCCGGGCCCGTCCACGAGCGCTGGGACACGCGCCGTTTCGAGGCCAAGCTGGTCAACCCCGCCAACCGCCGCAAGCAGACGGTCATCGTCGTCGGCACCGGGCTCGCGGGCGGCTCCGCCGGCGCGACCCTGGCCGAACAGGGCTACCGCGTCGTCCAGTTCTGCTACCAGGACTCACCGCGCCGCGCCCACTCCATCGCCGCGCAGGGCGGCATCAACGCCGCGAAGAACTACCGCAACGACGGCGACTCCGTCCACCGGCTGTTCTACGACACCGTCAAGGGCGGCGACTTCCGCTCCCGCGAGTCCAACGTGCACCGCCTCGCGCAGATCTCCGTGGAGATCATCGACCAGTGCGTGGCGCAGGGCGTGCCCTTCGCGCGGGAGTACGGCGGCCTCCTCGACACCCGCTCGTTCGGCGGGGTCCAGGTCTCCCGCACCTTCTACGCCCGCGGGCAGACGGGCCAGCAGCTGCTGCTCGGCGCCTACCAGGCGCTCAGCCGGCAGATCGCGGCCGGGAACGTCGAGATGCACCCCCGCACCGAGATGCTCGACCTGATCGTCGTGGACGGGCGGGCGCGCGGCATCGTCGCGCGTGACCTGATCACCGGAAGGATCGACACGTACTTCGCGGACGCCGTGGTCCTGGCGAGCGGCGGTTACGGCAACGTCTTCTACCTCTCCACCAACGCCATGAACTCCAACGCGACCGCCGTGTGGCGGGCGCACCGGCGCGGCGCGTACTTCGCCAACCCGTGCTTCACGCAGATCCACCCCACCTGCATCCCGCGCACCGGCGACCACCAGTCCAAGCTGACGCTGATGAGCGAGTCGCTGCGCAACGACGGCCGGATCTGGGTCCCGAAGGCCAAGGGCGACGACCGGCCGCCGAACAAGATCCCCGAGGACGAGCGCGACTACTACCTGGAGCGCATCTACCCGTCCTTCGGCAACCTGGTGCCCCGCGACATCGCCTCCCGCGCCGCCAAGAACGTCTGCGACGAGGGCCGGGGGGTGGGCCCCGGCGGCCAGGGCGTGTACCTGGACTTCGCCGACGCCATCGAGCGGATGGGCCGCAAGGCGGTCGAGGCCAAGTACGGCAACCTCTTCGACATGTACCAGCGGATCACCGACGAGGACCCGTACCGGGTGCCCATGCGGATCTACCCCGCCGTGCACTACACGATGGGCGGGCTGTGGGTCGACTACGACCTCCAGACCACCGTCCCCGGTCTCTTCGCCATCGGCGAGGCCAACTTCTCCGACCACGGGGCCAACCGGCTCGGTGCCTCCGCGCTGATGCAGGGCCTGGCCGACGGCTACTTCGTCCTCCCGGCCACCATCAACGACTACCTCGCCCGCAACCCGCACAAGGACGAGGTCGACGCCGCCCACCCCGTGGTGCAGGAGGTGCTGGCCGAGACCGAGGACCGGCTCAACCTGCTGCTGTCCGTCGACGGCGACCGCACCCCGGACTCCTTCCACCGCGAGCTCGGCGAGCTGATGTGGGAGTTCTGCGGCATGGCCCGCACCGACTCGGGGCTGCGCAAGGCGCTGGAGCGCATCCCGCAGATCCGCGAGGAGTTCTGGCGGCGCATCAAGGTTCCCGGCACCGGCGAGGAGTTCAACCAGTCCCTGGAGAAGGCCAACCGCGTCGTCGACTACCTGGAGCTCGCCGAGCTGATGTGCCTCGACGCGCTGCACCGGGCGGAGTCCTGCGGCGGCCACTTCCGCGAGGAGTCCCAGACCCCCGACGGCGAGGCGGCCCGCAGGGACGAGGAGTTCGGCTACGCCGCCGCCTGGGAGTTCACCGACACCGGCGCGGCCCCCACCCTGCACAAGGAAGACCTGGTCTTCGAGTACGTCCACCCCACCCAGCGGAGCTACGCATGAAGCTCACCCTGCGCGTCTGGCGGCAGAAGAACGCCGACGCCGACGGCGCGATGTCCACGTACGTGGTGGACGGCATCTCCCGGGACATGTCCTTCCTGGAGATGCTCGACACCCTCAACGAGGAGCTCATCCTCAAGGGCGAGGACCCCGTCGCCTTCGACCACGACTGCCGCGAGGGCATCTGCGGCGCCTGCTCGCTGGTCATCAACGGAGACGCCCACGGTCCCGAGCGCACCACCACCTGCCAGCTGCACATGCGGTCCTTCCAGGACGGCGACACCATCGACATCGAGCCGTGGCGGGCCGCCGCCTTCCCGGTCGTGAAGGACCTGGTCGTCGACCGCTCGGCCTTCGACCGCATCATCCAGGCCGGCGGCTACATCACCGCGCCGACCGGTGCGGCACCGGAGGCCCACGCCGCGCCGGTGCCGAAGCCGGACGCCGACTTCGCCTTCGAGCACGCCGAGTGCATCGGCTGCGGGGCGTGCGTCGCGGCCTGCCCGAACGGAGCGGCGATGCTGTTCACCTCCGCGAAGGTGAACCACCTGAACGTCCTGCCGCAGGGCGCCCCCGAGCGGGAGACCCGGGTGCTGGACATGGTGGCGCAGATGGACGACGAGGGCTTCGGCGGCTGCACCCTCGCCGGCGAGTGCGCGACGGCGTGCCCCAAGGGCATCCCGCTGATGTCCATCACCAGCATGAACAAGGAGTGGCTGCGGGCCACGCGCAAGGTGGCGAAGCGCTAGCCCCCAGGACGTTCGCCGAGAGGTGCGGACGGACGGGGCCGGGAGAGGTGCTCCTCCCGGCCCCGTCTCGCATGCGCCCCTGGCATTCAGCAGCCGCACATCCCCTCTCCCGGCCCAGGTCACGCACCGGTCAACCGGCAGCGGAAGAACAGGTGCGGCGGACCGCGCACCCTCGGTCCGCCGTCGCCGCCCCGGCCCGTGACCAGGAGAGTGCCATGACCGGCGTACTGACCGCACACCGTCCGACCGAGCCCGCCGCACCGCACCGCTACACCGTCACCCTCGCCCGCGACGAGGAGGAGGTGCGGGCCGCGCAGCGGCTGCGGCACGACGTCTTCGCCGGGGAGATGGGCGCGCTCCTCGCCAGTCCGCAGCCCGGGCACGACGTCGACCCCTTCGACGCGTACTGCGACCACCTGCTGGTGCGCGAGGAGACGACCGGGCAGGTGGTCGGTACCTACCGGTTGCTGCCCCCGGAGCGTGCGGCGGTCGCCGGACGGCTCTACGCGGAGAGCGAGTTCGACCTCGCGGCCCTGGACGCGATCCGTCCCGGACTGGTCGAGGTCGGTCGGTCCTGCGTGCACCCCGACCACCGTGACGGGGCCGTCATCGGGCTGATCTGGGCCGGCATAGCCCGCTACATGACCGACCGGGGCCACGAGTGGCTGGCGGGCTGCTGCTCCCTTCCGCTCGCCGACGGCGGTGCCCTCGCCGCCGGTACCTGGAGCCGGGTGCGGGCCAGGCACCTGGCGCCGGACGAGTACCGGGTCCGGCCGCTGCTCCCGTGGGTCCCGCGCGCCTCGGCGCCCGCCGGCCGCACCGAGCTGCCGGCCCTGCTGCGCGGCTACCTCCGCCTCGGCGCGTGGGTGTGCGGGGAGCCCGCCCACGACGTGGACTTCGGCGTCGCCGACCTGTATGTGCTGCTGCCGATGAGCCGGGTCGACCCCCGCTACCTGCGGCACTTCCTCTCGCTCGTCCCGGCCTGATGAACGCCTGGCTGCCCACCGCGCCCTGCACCCCCGCGGCGTGCCTGGAGCCGTCCCGGCCCGCGACGGCCGTGCCGCTGGCCGTGCTGCGGCTCACCGTGGTCGCCGTGCTGCTCCTCACCGGGACCGCGACCGTCCTCACGCCGCTCGGCCGGCTGGTCCCCGCCGCCGTGGTGCGGTGCTGGTGCCGGTGGATCGTACGGGCCGCCGGCGTCCGGGTCCGCGTCTCCGGGGCCGCTGCGCCCACCGGCGGGCTGCTCCTCGTCGCCCACCACGTCTCGTGGCTCGACATCCCCCTGCTCGCCGCCGTCCGTCCGGCGCGGATGCTGGCCAAGAGCGAGATCCGGTCCTGGCCGGTGGCGGGCGCGCTCGCCGCGCGCGGGGGCGTGCTGTTCATCGAGCGGGACCGGTTGCGGGCCCTGCCCGACACCGTCGCCGCGATCGCGCGGGCCCTGCGCGCGGGCGCGGCCGTCGCCGCCTTCCCCGAGGGCAGCACCTGGTGCGGCCGTGCGCACGGCCGCTTCCGCGGGGCCGTCTTCCAGGCCGCCCTGGACGCCCGGGTACCGGTCCAGCCGGTCCGCATCCGCTACCGGACCGGGGGGCGGACGGTGAGCACGGCGCCCGCGTTCGTCGGCGACGACACCCTGCTCGCCTCCTTGTGGCGGGTGGCGTCGGCGCGCGGGGGCATCACCGCCGAGGTGGAGGTCCTCCCCGCCGTACCACCGGGCCGCCACCGCGACCGGCGCGCCCTCGCCGACGCCGCCCAGCCGACGGAATCCCGGTCGTCGACGGGCCGGGACGGTCACCCCGGGAAAGCACCTTCGAAAAGTACGCGCCCTTTGTTCCTTATGTTCCGTTTTCGTAAGGCTGATGAGGACATCCGGAAGGCAGGCACTCCGGAAGGAGGGTGATGCCAGATGATCACCCGTGAAGAGATCGCCAACGTCCTGGACCACCCGGTCTACGACGGGGACGGCAACAAGATCGGCGAGGCCAAGCACGTCTTCTTCGACGACATGACCGGCCGCCCCGAGTGGGTGAGCGTCAAGACGGGCATGTTCGGCTCCAACGAGTCCTTCGTGCCCATCCGCGACGCCGCGCTGGTGCAGGACCACCTCGAGGTCCCGTACGCCAAGGACCAGGTCAAGGGCGCGCCCAATGTCGACGTCGACGCGGGCGGGCATCTGTCGGAGACCGAGGAGCACCGGCTCTACGACTACTACGGCATCAACTGGGACAGCGTGCTGTCCGAGGCCGAGCGCACCGACGACGGCCGCTGGGCCGCGGGCCCGGGCGAGAACGCGGACATGGGCACCGGTACCGGCACCGGCACGGACATGGGCACCGCCGGCACACACCTCGGCACCGGCATGGGCTCGGCCGGCCTGGCCGGTACGGCGGGCGGCACGACCGAGTACGAGGAGGGCACGGACCGCACGGGCATGCGGGACGACGCGATGACCCGCTCCGAGGAGCGGATGCACGTCGGCGTCGAACGGCGTGAGTCCGGCCGGGCCAGGCTGCGCAAGTACGTGGTCACCGAGGAGGTTCAGCAGACCGTTCCGGTGAGCCACGAGGAAGTGCGGGTGGAGCGCGAGCCGATCACGGACGCCAACCGTGACGAGGCGCTCTCCGGGCCGGAGATCGGCGAGGCCGAACACGAGGTCACGCTGCACGAGGAGCGCCCCGTCGTGGAGACCGAGACGGTCCCGGTGGAACGCGTCCGGATGACCACGGAGGAGCACGTCGAGGACGAGACGGTACGCGGCCAGGTCCGCAAGGAGCGGATCGAGGCCGAGACCGAGTCCTTCACCGACGACGAGACGCGCCGGGGCCGCGAGTAACCGCCCCGCCGCCACCGCGGGCACGAGCGCCGGTGACCGGCCCTCACCGGCGCTCCCCGCCCGCCAGGGCCCGGGCCAGATACGGCGCCGTCGCACTGTCGCCCGCCCGTGCCACCTCGGCCGGCGGTCCCGCGGCGACGATCCGGCCGCCCGCCTCACCGCCGCCCGGACCCAGGTCGATCACGTGGTCCGCGCCCGCCACCACCGTCATGTCGTGCTCGACGACCACGACGGTGTGCCCGGCGTCGACGAGACCGTGCAACTGGCGCATCAGCACCTCGACGTCGGCCGGATGCAGACCCGTCGTCGGCTCGTCGAGGAGATACAGGGTGTGCCCGCGCCGGCCCCGCTGCAGTTCGCTCGCCAGCTTGATGCGCTGCGCCTCCCCGCCGGACAGCTCGGTCGCCGGCTGACCCAGCCGCAGATAGCCGAGCCCCACGTCGAGCAGCGCGGCCAGGCTGCGCGCGACCGCCGGCGTGTCCGCGAAGAACTCCGCGGCGCCCTCCACCGTCAGGTCGAGCACCTCGGCGATGTTCCGCCCCCGGTACGTCACTTCGAGCGTCTCCGGGTTGTACCGCGCCCCGCCGCAGTCCGGGCACGGCGTGTACGTACTGGGCAGGAAGAGCAGCTCCACGCTGACGAAACCCTCGCCCTGACAGGTCTCGCAGCGCCCCTCGGGCACGTTGAAGGAGAACCGTCCCACGCCGTAACCGCGCTCCCGCGCCTGGTCGGTGCCCGCGAAGACCTTGCGTACGACGTCGAAGAGCCCCGTGTACGTGGCCAGGTTGGAGCGCGGGGTGCGTCCGATCGGGCGCTGGTCGACGGAGACCAGCCGGCCCACGCCGGGCAGGTCCTGCGAGATCGCGCCGATGAGCGTCGACTTGCCGGAGCCGGAGACACCCGTGACCGCGGTGAGCGCGCCGAGCGGGAACCCGGCACTCACCCCGCGCAGGTTGTGCCGGGTGACCGGCCCGACCGTCACCGTGCCGCGCGGGATCCGCGGTGCGCGGACGGGTGCGGCGGAACGGCCGAAGAGGTGCCGGGCCGTGGCGGACTCGGCGGCACCGGCCA
This region of Streptomyces ambofaciens ATCC 23877 genomic DNA includes:
- a CDS encoding succinate dehydrogenase → MARTVWDSTVGKKTVMAVSGLVMLLYLVAHMIGNLKIFFGTEEFNHYAHWLRTVGEPFMHYEWTLWLIRVVLVVAVVAHAVSAYQLSRRDIKARPSKYVHRKKRASYATRTMRWGGIILALFIVWHILDLTTGTVHHGGFETGKPYQNVVDTFSTWYGNVIYIVAVLAVGLHIRHGFWSAAQTLGAGSRTRDRVLKTTANVLALLLTIGFVAVPVGVMTGVVS
- a CDS encoding fumarate reductase/succinate dehydrogenase flavoprotein subunit, with the translated sequence MTTYADYTTGEPIADTKAPSGPVHERWDTRRFEAKLVNPANRRKQTVIVVGTGLAGGSAGATLAEQGYRVVQFCYQDSPRRAHSIAAQGGINAAKNYRNDGDSVHRLFYDTVKGGDFRSRESNVHRLAQISVEIIDQCVAQGVPFAREYGGLLDTRSFGGVQVSRTFYARGQTGQQLLLGAYQALSRQIAAGNVEMHPRTEMLDLIVVDGRARGIVARDLITGRIDTYFADAVVLASGGYGNVFYLSTNAMNSNATAVWRAHRRGAYFANPCFTQIHPTCIPRTGDHQSKLTLMSESLRNDGRIWVPKAKGDDRPPNKIPEDERDYYLERIYPSFGNLVPRDIASRAAKNVCDEGRGVGPGGQGVYLDFADAIERMGRKAVEAKYGNLFDMYQRITDEDPYRVPMRIYPAVHYTMGGLWVDYDLQTTVPGLFAIGEANFSDHGANRLGASALMQGLADGYFVLPATINDYLARNPHKDEVDAAHPVVQEVLAETEDRLNLLLSVDGDRTPDSFHRELGELMWEFCGMARTDSGLRKALERIPQIREEFWRRIKVPGTGEEFNQSLEKANRVVDYLELAELMCLDALHRAESCGGHFREESQTPDGEAARRDEEFGYAAAWEFTDTGAAPTLHKEDLVFEYVHPTQRSYA
- a CDS encoding succinate dehydrogenase/fumarate reductase iron-sulfur subunit → MKLTLRVWRQKNADADGAMSTYVVDGISRDMSFLEMLDTLNEELILKGEDPVAFDHDCREGICGACSLVINGDAHGPERTTTCQLHMRSFQDGDTIDIEPWRAAAFPVVKDLVVDRSAFDRIIQAGGYITAPTGAAPEAHAAPVPKPDADFAFEHAECIGCGACVAACPNGAAMLFTSAKVNHLNVLPQGAPERETRVLDMVAQMDDEGFGGCTLAGECATACPKGIPLMSITSMNKEWLRATRKVAKR
- a CDS encoding GNAT family N-acetyltransferase codes for the protein MTGVLTAHRPTEPAAPHRYTVTLARDEEEVRAAQRLRHDVFAGEMGALLASPQPGHDVDPFDAYCDHLLVREETTGQVVGTYRLLPPERAAVAGRLYAESEFDLAALDAIRPGLVEVGRSCVHPDHRDGAVIGLIWAGIARYMTDRGHEWLAGCCSLPLADGGALAAGTWSRVRARHLAPDEYRVRPLLPWVPRASAPAGRTELPALLRGYLRLGAWVCGEPAHDVDFGVADLYVLLPMSRVDPRYLRHFLSLVPA
- a CDS encoding lysophospholipid acyltransferase family protein, with the protein product MNAWLPTAPCTPAACLEPSRPATAVPLAVLRLTVVAVLLLTGTATVLTPLGRLVPAAVVRCWCRWIVRAAGVRVRVSGAAAPTGGLLLVAHHVSWLDIPLLAAVRPARMLAKSEIRSWPVAGALAARGGVLFIERDRLRALPDTVAAIARALRAGAAVAAFPEGSTWCGRAHGRFRGAVFQAALDARVPVQPVRIRYRTGGRTVSTAPAFVGDDTLLASLWRVASARGGITAEVEVLPAVPPGRHRDRRALADAAQPTESRSSTGRDGHPGKAPSKSTRPLFLMFRFRKADEDIRKAGTPEGG
- a CDS encoding DUF2382 domain-containing protein, which produces MITREEIANVLDHPVYDGDGNKIGEAKHVFFDDMTGRPEWVSVKTGMFGSNESFVPIRDAALVQDHLEVPYAKDQVKGAPNVDVDAGGHLSETEEHRLYDYYGINWDSVLSEAERTDDGRWAAGPGENADMGTGTGTGTDMGTAGTHLGTGMGSAGLAGTAGGTTEYEEGTDRTGMRDDAMTRSEERMHVGVERRESGRARLRKYVVTEEVQQTVPVSHEEVRVEREPITDANRDEALSGPEIGEAEHEVTLHEERPVVETETVPVERVRMTTEEHVEDETVRGQVRKERIEAETESFTDDETRRGRE